The following proteins come from a genomic window of Sorghum bicolor cultivar BTx623 chromosome 3, Sorghum_bicolor_NCBIv3, whole genome shotgun sequence:
- the LOC8084358 gene encoding hexokinase-8, with product MATAALAMAEQVVADLRAKCEAPPPMLREVAAEMAREMGAGLEKEGGSRVKMLLSYVDKLPTGGEEGLFYGLDLGGTNFRVLKVELGGNEKHVVDRDSREVIIPPHLMSGSSSELFGFIASELAKFVVDDEKFINVLNGKKRELGFTFSFPVKQRSVASGTLVKWTKAFSINDAVGEDVVAKLQTAMEKQGLDMHVAALINDAVGTLAGARYYDKDVVAGVIFGTGTNAAYVEKANAIPKWEGELPNSGDMVINMEWGNFCSAYLPITEYDQELDKESLNPGEQIYEKLTSGMYLGEIVRRVLLKISLQSAIFGNIDHTKLETPFLLRTPHISAMHHDETPDLKIVAKKLEENLEITGASLEARKLVVEICDIVATRAARLAAAGLAGILMKLGRDCSVEDQRSVIAIDGGLFEHYTKFRQCLETTLGELLGDEASKAVAVKHADDGSGIGAALIAASQSLYKNDLVAVKHADDKHADDKHEDADDKHEDDGKGVKHADDGSEIGAALIAASQSQ from the exons ATGGCGACTGCTGCGCTGGCAATGGCAGAGCAGGTGGTGGCCGACCTCCGAGCGAAGTGTGAGGCGCCGCCGCCGATGCTGCGCGAGGTGGCGGCGGAGATGGCCCGCGAGATGGGCGCGGGACTGGAGAAGGAAGGCGGGAGCAGGGTCAAGATGCTCCTCTCCTACGTTGATAAGCTCCCCACAGG GGGAGAAGAGGGATTATTCTATGGATTGGACCTAGGAGGGACGAACTTCCGCGTCTTGAAAGTGGAACTGGGTGGGAATGAGAAGCACGTCGTGGACCGTGACTCCAGAGAAGTCATTATTCCTCCACATTTGATGTCAGGGAGCTCCTCG GAGCTTTTTGGTTTCATTGCTTCTGAATTGGCCAagtttgttgttgatgatgagaAGTTCATCAATGTTTTGAATGGAAAGAAGCGAGAACTAGGGTTCACATTTTCATTCCCAGTGAAGCAGCGTTCTGTTGCTTCCGGTACGCTTGTCAAGTGGACAAAGGCATTTTCCATTAATGATGCT GTTGGTGAAGATGTGGTGGCTAAACTGCAAACAGCTATGGAGAAGCAAGGTCTGGACATGCATGTAGCTGCATTG ATTAATGATGCTGTTGGGACTCTGGCTGGAGCAAGGTACTACGACAAAGATGTTGTCGCTGGTGTAATATTTGGCACTGGCACAAATGCAGCATATGTTGAGAAGGCAAATGCTATTCCAAAATGGGAGGGTGAGCTGCCCAATTCAGGAGATATG GTCATCAACATGGAATGGGGTAACTTCTGCTCAGCCTATCTCCCAATCACTGAATATGACCAAGAATTAGATAAGGAGAGCTTAAATCCAGGAGAACAG ATTTATGAGAAGTTAACATCAGGGATGTATTTGGGCGAAATTGTAAGGAGGGTGCTCCTTAAAATATCATTGCAGTCTGCGATTTTTGGCAATATTGACCACACTAAGCTCGAAACCCCGTTCCTTCTGCG GACTCCACATATTTCTGCAATGCACCATGATGAAACACCTGATCTGAAGATTGTGGCAAAAAAACTGGAAGAAAACCTAGAG ATTACAGGCGCATCCTTAGAGGCTCGAAAATTGGTGGTTGAAATTTGTGACATTGTGGCAACAAGAGCTGCCCGGCTGGCCGCTGCAGGGCTTGCAGGGATCCTCATGAAGCTCGGGAGAGATTGCAGTGTCGAGGATCAACGATCAGTCATCGCCATCGATGGAGGATTGTTCGAGCACTACACCAAATTCCGCCAATGCTTGGAGACCACACTGGGCGAGCTGCTAGGAGATGAGGCGTCTAAGGCGGTGGCCGTCAAGCATGCAGATGATGGTTCAGGAATAGGTGCTGCCCTGATTGCAGCTTCACAATCTCTGTACAAAAATGACTTAGTGGCCGTCAAGCATGCAGATGACAAGCATGCAGATGACAAGCATGAAGATGCAGATGACAAGCATGAAGATGACGGTAAAGGAGTCAAGCATGCAGATGACGGTTCAGAAATAGGTGCTGCCCTGATTGCAGCCTCGCAATCTCAGTAG
- the LOC110433935 gene encoding uncharacterized protein LOC110433935 produces the protein MRFPFDRRGGVQLRPSYLLNARRKAFGRYMQDGGVNGGGFSFDLSSVREEWHAGEDGPQDSRFQKDRDYNCRSSFFDTKVMLALPLFLGELIVLDHIYTTHSLTIHMVQQTHCHLSQWVRSLAAMSVFEAKYKEGLTRVQAIQLVSETICAGIFNDLAISDKSW, from the exons ATGCGGTTTCCTTTCGATCGGCGCGGCGGGG TGCAGTTGAGGCCATCTTATCTTCTTAACGCCAGAAGGAAAGCCTTTGGTCGTTATATGCAGGATGGTGGCGTCAATGGGGGTGGGTTCAGCTTCGATCTGTCATCTGTGCGCGAGGAATGGCATGCTGGAGAAGACGGGCCTCAAGATTCCCGTTTTCAGAAAGACCGGGACTACAATTGTCGGTCTAGTTTTTTCG ATACCAAGGTCATGTTAGCACTGCCCTTGTTCTTGGGGGAGTTGATTGTACTGGACCACATTTACACTACACACA GTTTAACTATCCACATGGTTCAACAGACACACTGCCATTTGTCACAATGGGTTAGGTCCCTTGCGGCAATGTCAGTTTTTGAAGCAAAGTACAAAGAAGGGCTGACA AGGGTGCAGGCAATACAGCTTGTATCAGAAACTATTTGTGCTGGCATCTTCAATGACCTGGCTATATCTGATAAGAGCT GGTAA
- the LOC8078735 gene encoding auxin-responsive protein IAA2 isoform X3 translates to MRRSRPSGLPKHSSPLPLSLAAFWSPRAPRARAQHLCLFLSCSPLPLSLSLSLSLSLSLAGQAGGAAVPFLPAGRHPPLRSFTARYDSSCDHLLTVSLRDAAAIMAWRGPLGAGDAGDSGLELSLGLPAYFAKPSSGLDVAAGEESGEASAFAHQAANGSNGSKARVRPAPAAPVVGWPPVRSFRRNLASSSSSRPSPPSSSGHHKVQDGGAHKGGLFVKINMDGVPIGRKVDLTAYGGYADLSAAVGKLFRGLLAAQRDPAATAGGEAAAEEEVQEPVIGGDYTLVYEDDEGDRVLVGDVPWEMFVATAKRLRVLKSSDVPASSLRAGGRKRAAADC, encoded by the exons ATGCGCAGGTCTCGGCCGTCCGGTCTCCCAAAGCACTCGAGCCCCCTTCCCTTGTCCCTTGCCGCCTTTTGGTCACCTCGGGCACCGCGAGCTAGGGCGCAGCACCTGTGCCTGTTCCTCTCCTGTTCAccgctccctctctctctctctctctctctctctctctctctctctctcgcaggCCAGGCAGGGGGGGCAGCCGTTCCTTTCCTCCCCGCCGGTCGCCATCCCCCTCTTCGCTCATTTACTGCTCGCTACGACTCCTCGTGCGACCatctcctgaccgtgagcttgaGGGACGCGGCGGCGATCATGGCGTGGCGTGGCCCGCTCGGAGCCGGAGACGCCGGGGACAGCGGCCTCGAGCTCAGCCTCGGCCTCCCGGCCTACTTCGCCAAGCCATCATCAG GTTTGGACGTCGCCGCCGGCGAGGAGTCCGGTGAGGCCTCTGCTTTCGCTCACCAGGCTGCCAATGGGAGCAATGGCTCCAAAGCAAG GGTCAGGCCAGCACCCGCGGCGCCGGTGGTTGGGTGGCCGCCGGTGCGGTCGTTCCGGAGGAACctggcctcgtcctcctcctcaaggccgtcgccgccgtcgtcgtcgggtCACCACAAGGTTCAGGACGGCGGCGCGCACAAGGGCGGACTGTTCGTGAAGATCAACATGGACGGCGTGCCGATCGGGCGGAAAGTGGACCTCACCGCGTACGGCGGCTACGCCGACCTCTCCGCCGCCGTCGGCAAGCTCTTCCGCGGCCTGCTCGCCG CTCAGAGGGACCCGGCCGCGACGGCGGGtggcgaggcggcggcggaggaggaggtgcagGAGCCGGTGATCGGCGGCGACTACACGCTGGTGTACGAGGACGACGAGGGAGACAGGGTCCTTGTCGGCGACGTCCCCTGGGA GATGTTCGTGGCCACCGCCAAGAGGCTGCGCGTGCTCAAGAGCTCCGACGTGCCGGCATCGTCG CTGAGAGCAGGGGGCAGGAAGAGGGCTGCAGCCGATTGCTGA
- the LOC8078735 gene encoding auxin-responsive protein IAA2 isoform X1 — protein MRRSRPSGLPKHSSPLPLSLAAFWSPRAPRARAQHLCLFLSCSPLPLSLSLSLSLSLSLAGQAGGAAVPFLPAGRHPPLRSFTARYDSSCDHLLTVSLRDAAAIMAWRGPLGAGDAGDSGLELSLGLPAYFAKPSSGLDVAAGEESGEASAFAHQAANGSNGSKARVRPAPAAPVVGWPPVRSFRRNLASSSSSRPSPPSSSGHHKVQDGGAHKGGLFVKINMDGVPIGRKVDLTAYGGYADLSAAVGKLFRGLLAAQRDPAATAGGEAAAEEEVQEPVIGGDYTLVYEDDEGDRVLVGDVPWEMFVATAKRLRVLKSSDVPASSVSPHLPSPSVPASEAFARQVHIFAPATAKPMSN, from the exons ATGCGCAGGTCTCGGCCGTCCGGTCTCCCAAAGCACTCGAGCCCCCTTCCCTTGTCCCTTGCCGCCTTTTGGTCACCTCGGGCACCGCGAGCTAGGGCGCAGCACCTGTGCCTGTTCCTCTCCTGTTCAccgctccctctctctctctctctctctctctctctctctctctctctcgcaggCCAGGCAGGGGGGGCAGCCGTTCCTTTCCTCCCCGCCGGTCGCCATCCCCCTCTTCGCTCATTTACTGCTCGCTACGACTCCTCGTGCGACCatctcctgaccgtgagcttgaGGGACGCGGCGGCGATCATGGCGTGGCGTGGCCCGCTCGGAGCCGGAGACGCCGGGGACAGCGGCCTCGAGCTCAGCCTCGGCCTCCCGGCCTACTTCGCCAAGCCATCATCAG GTTTGGACGTCGCCGCCGGCGAGGAGTCCGGTGAGGCCTCTGCTTTCGCTCACCAGGCTGCCAATGGGAGCAATGGCTCCAAAGCAAG GGTCAGGCCAGCACCCGCGGCGCCGGTGGTTGGGTGGCCGCCGGTGCGGTCGTTCCGGAGGAACctggcctcgtcctcctcctcaaggccgtcgccgccgtcgtcgtcgggtCACCACAAGGTTCAGGACGGCGGCGCGCACAAGGGCGGACTGTTCGTGAAGATCAACATGGACGGCGTGCCGATCGGGCGGAAAGTGGACCTCACCGCGTACGGCGGCTACGCCGACCTCTCCGCCGCCGTCGGCAAGCTCTTCCGCGGCCTGCTCGCCG CTCAGAGGGACCCGGCCGCGACGGCGGGtggcgaggcggcggcggaggaggaggtgcagGAGCCGGTGATCGGCGGCGACTACACGCTGGTGTACGAGGACGACGAGGGAGACAGGGTCCTTGTCGGCGACGTCCCCTGGGA GATGTTCGTGGCCACCGCCAAGAGGCTGCGCGTGCTCAAGAGCTCCGACGTGCCGGCATCGTCGGTGAGTCCGCACCTGCCCTCACCGTCCGTTCCGGCGAGCGAAGCTTTCGCTCGGCAAGTGCACATTTTTGCACCTGCGACTGCGAAACCGATGAGTAATTGA
- the LOC8078735 gene encoding auxin-responsive protein IAA2 isoform X2 codes for MRRSRPSGLPKHSSPLPLSLAAFWSPRAPRARAQHLCLFLSCSPLPLSLSLSLSLSLSLAGQAGGAAVPFLPAGRHPPLRSFTARYDSSCDHLLTVSLRDAAAIMAWRGPLGAGDAGDSGLELSLGLPAYFAKPSSGLDVAAGEESGEASAFAHQAANGSNGSKARPAPAAPVVGWPPVRSFRRNLASSSSSRPSPPSSSGHHKVQDGGAHKGGLFVKINMDGVPIGRKVDLTAYGGYADLSAAVGKLFRGLLAAQRDPAATAGGEAAAEEEVQEPVIGGDYTLVYEDDEGDRVLVGDVPWEMFVATAKRLRVLKSSDVPASSVSPHLPSPSVPASEAFARQVHIFAPATAKPMSN; via the exons ATGCGCAGGTCTCGGCCGTCCGGTCTCCCAAAGCACTCGAGCCCCCTTCCCTTGTCCCTTGCCGCCTTTTGGTCACCTCGGGCACCGCGAGCTAGGGCGCAGCACCTGTGCCTGTTCCTCTCCTGTTCAccgctccctctctctctctctctctctctctctctctctctctctctcgcaggCCAGGCAGGGGGGGCAGCCGTTCCTTTCCTCCCCGCCGGTCGCCATCCCCCTCTTCGCTCATTTACTGCTCGCTACGACTCCTCGTGCGACCatctcctgaccgtgagcttgaGGGACGCGGCGGCGATCATGGCGTGGCGTGGCCCGCTCGGAGCCGGAGACGCCGGGGACAGCGGCCTCGAGCTCAGCCTCGGCCTCCCGGCCTACTTCGCCAAGCCATCATCAG GTTTGGACGTCGCCGCCGGCGAGGAGTCCGGTGAGGCCTCTGCTTTCGCTCACCAGGCTGCCAATGGGAGCAATGGCTCCAAAGCAAG GCCAGCACCCGCGGCGCCGGTGGTTGGGTGGCCGCCGGTGCGGTCGTTCCGGAGGAACctggcctcgtcctcctcctcaaggccgtcgccgccgtcgtcgtcgggtCACCACAAGGTTCAGGACGGCGGCGCGCACAAGGGCGGACTGTTCGTGAAGATCAACATGGACGGCGTGCCGATCGGGCGGAAAGTGGACCTCACCGCGTACGGCGGCTACGCCGACCTCTCCGCCGCCGTCGGCAAGCTCTTCCGCGGCCTGCTCGCCG CTCAGAGGGACCCGGCCGCGACGGCGGGtggcgaggcggcggcggaggaggaggtgcagGAGCCGGTGATCGGCGGCGACTACACGCTGGTGTACGAGGACGACGAGGGAGACAGGGTCCTTGTCGGCGACGTCCCCTGGGA GATGTTCGTGGCCACCGCCAAGAGGCTGCGCGTGCTCAAGAGCTCCGACGTGCCGGCATCGTCGGTGAGTCCGCACCTGCCCTCACCGTCCGTTCCGGCGAGCGAAGCTTTCGCTCGGCAAGTGCACATTTTTGCACCTGCGACTGCGAAACCGATGAGTAATTGA
- the LOC8084359 gene encoding uncharacterized protein LOC8084359: MGDPREARPAFGDISNTISRKSVDETNEEKIKREERNRKQREYRARKRAQETSEQREERNRKQREYRAMIRAATVANTHGQGDNKKPHLVCDVEPISGATDVQMTEAVHSTLAPSLSPYLLGEKSPQETGVSAICQPSIHLGQENIDLTDSMDWLHRNDQYVRKQRPPLAPLQTESSNGTVINPGATSDNIKLLRSRSWYINMDATKKAKLLQQRRDYKRARAVDSSNRSCPTLPDEQNDSRMLQTPVKSMCTDANDVEFDAALFEPAGIHSDDEGWFYNSDYQNCYNITERVQNYLKADMVFLPINIKKCHWYLAVVCGQLEELKGLERQIKCALEHDRNLDRGKWKNLDVSTWSIIEKIQEPMQKDGISCGLWMVNFMEYWTGSSLSDEVTQDDINNFRFKLPAILWDSTSNIRNVHRELKQPSAGGDSPSDVEIIDITTDVPKPSTRIFMNREELLHRVSTYIWSIDNQEWLDKEWVLSTTPYPISISLRTIRDILDKSKPMDSGCFNMAVRTVACNEARFIIEEDKWCFMDLKFCDIAQIGRDTRCRDEINYEELAGLFECWTPCYYIKNCSTVLLPYHRDRLYILFIIDMRKKIVYIMDPLAPKLKYTGTDRCSPYLTTLHDIAYHFNHAMKLANATWNIDISEWHPEVPTWTPKNYSWKVSGFLVYSYLKEWDGNRLFVHPGGGSLRTECLVDILQSNQNERANIIPEEL, translated from the exons ATGGGTGATCCGCGAGAAGCCCGCCCTGCGTTTGGCGACATATCAAACACTATCAGTCGTAAAAGCGTCGATGAAACAA ATGAGGAGAAAATAAAGAGGGAAGAGAGAAATAGAAAACAACGTGAATACCGCGCACGTAAGAGGGCCCAGGAAACCAGTGAACAAAGAGAAGAACGGAATAGGAAGCAACGTGAATATCGTGCAATGATAAGAGCTGCAACAGTGGCAAATACACATGGTCAGGGTGATAATAAAAAACCACACCTGGTCTGCGATGTAGAACCTATATCCGGTGCCACTGATGTCCAAATGACCGAAGCAGTGCATTCGACCTTGGCACCGTCTCTGTCACCATATCTCTTAG GAGAAAAGTCACCACAAGAAACTGGTGTTTCAGCCATTTGCCAGCCATCAATACATCTTGGACAAGAAAATATTGATCTTACTGATTCTATGGACTGGCTGCATAGGAATGATCAGTACGTTAGAAAACAAAGACCACCATTGGCGCCTTTGCAGACTGAAAGTTCAAACGGCACCGTAATTAATCCAG GTGCCACTTCAGACAATATCAAACTGCTTAGAAGTCGGAGTTGGTACATAAATATGGATGCCACAAAGAAGGCAAAATTGCTGCAACAGAGACGAGACTATAAAAGAGCAAGAGCAGTTGATAGCAGCAACCGATCGTGCCCTACTCTTCCGGATGAACAAAATGATAGCCGCATGCTTCAGACACCTGTAAAGTCGATGTGTACAGACGCCAATGACGTTGAGTTTGATGCTGCTTTGTTTGAACCTGCAGGCATTCATTCTGATGATGAAGGTTGGTTTTACAATTCTGATTATCAAAATTGCTACAACATTACGGAAAGGGTGCAAAACTATTTAAAAGCTGACATG GTTTTCCTTccaataaatataaaaaaatgccACTGGTACCTAGCAGTTGTTTGTGGTCAACTAGAAGAG TTAAAAGGACTAGAAAGACAAATAAAATGTGCATTGGAGCATGATAGAAACCTTGACCGAGGCAAGTGGAAGAATCTAGATGTCTCAACATGGAGTATTATTGAGAAGATCCAAGAGCCAATGCAAAAAGATGG AATATCGTGCGGTCTATGGATGGTAAACTTTATGGAATATTGGACGGGATCTTCCCTCTCTGATGAAGTAACTCAG GATGATATCAATAATTTTAGGTTTAAGCTACCTGCTATATTGTGGGATTCTACATCAAACATTAGGAATGTACACCGAGAACTCAAACAACCAAGTGCAGGCGGAGATAGTCCAAGTGATGTTGAAATTATTGATATTACGACCGATGTGCCTAAACCATCTACCAGAATATTCATGAACAGAGAGGAATTGTTGCATCGGGTGAGCACATACATATGGTCGATTGATAATCAAGAGTGGTTAGa CAAAGAATGGGTCCTGAGCACCACACCATATCCGATCTCTATAAGTCTCAGGACAATCAGAGATATTTTAGATAAAAGCAAACCCATGGATAGTGGATGCTTCAATATGGCTGTTCGGACGGTAGCATGCAACGAAGCTAGGTTTATTATAGAAGAAGACAAATGGTGCTTCATGGATCTCAAGTTCTGT GATATAGCTCAGATTGGACGAGATACACGGTGTCGTGACGAGATAAACTACGAAGAGCTAGCAGGATTGTTTGAATGTTGGACCCCGTGCTACTATATTAAAAACTGCAGCACT GTTCTATTGCCATATCATCGAGAtaggctctatattttattcatAATAGATATGAGGAAGAAAATAGTGTACATTATGGACCCGCTTGCTCCTAAACTAAAGTACACAGGCACTGATAGATGTAGTCCATATCTAACTACATTACATGATATTGCCTATCATTTCAACCATGCCATGAAATTGGCAAATGCTACATGGAACATTGATATTTCTGAGTGGCATCCTGAAGTTCCAACATGGACTCCAAAAAATTATTCCTG GAAAGTGTCCGGCTTCCTTGTATACAGTTATTTAAAAGAGTGGGACGGGAATAGATTGTTTGTCCACCCT GGTGGAGGTTCGCTGAGGACGGAATGTTTGGTGGACATTCTACAGAGTAATCAAAATGAACGTGCAAACATTATCCCTGAAGAGCTTTGA